The following proteins come from a genomic window of Methanomassiliicoccales archaeon:
- a CDS encoding glycosyltransferase family 2 protein — protein MKNEEGNIGPLTEDILQVYEEKGIDGEVLLVDDGSTDRSAALCDALAEDHANVRAVHHEVNLGRSYAIRTGFQQAKGDIVIIMDADRQYEPKQIPLFLSKIDEGFDVVTGWRRERTDTFVRRFISKTYNRFIIRSKFGLQIKDQNSGFKAFRREKAVSIGFDPEGYKGLHRFILPLAALKGMKIIEVPIVHYDRPSGKSYIKFYTVPFITLGDFSKFKKDHREEIMALKKKR, from the coding sequence CTGAAGAACGAAGAAGGGAACATCGGTCCCCTGACCGAGGACATCCTGCAGGTCTACGAAGAAAAGGGGATCGACGGCGAGGTACTGCTGGTGGACGACGGGAGCACCGACCGTTCAGCGGCGTTATGCGATGCGCTGGCAGAGGACCATGCGAACGTGAGGGCGGTGCATCACGAGGTTAATCTGGGACGATCATACGCCATTCGCACCGGGTTCCAGCAGGCGAAAGGCGACATCGTCATAATCATGGATGCTGACCGGCAGTACGAGCCTAAGCAGATACCGCTCTTTCTATCGAAGATCGATGAGGGCTTCGATGTGGTCACCGGTTGGAGGCGGGAGCGGACCGACACTTTCGTCCGCAGGTTCATCTCCAAGACATACAATCGTTTCATCATCAGGAGCAAGTTCGGTCTGCAGATAAAGGACCAGAACAGCGGGTTCAAGGCGTTCCGCCGGGAGAAGGCGGTGAGCATAGGCTTCGACCCAGAAGGGTACAAGGGGCTGCACCGGTTCATCCTGCCATTGGCGGCCTTGAAGGGCATGAAGATCATCGAGGTGCCCATCGTGCACTACGACCGGCCGAGCGGCAAATCGTACATCAAATTCTACACCGTACCGTTCATAACTCTGGGTGACTTCTCCAAGTTCAAGAAGGACCATCGGGAGGAGATCATGGCCCTCAAGAAGAAGCGTTGA
- a CDS encoding lysylphosphatidylglycerol synthase transmembrane domain-containing protein has product MGRLSLGTKIKLGISAALIILVILASNPEAVGKALTNVDPTLIGIVVLLYLINMVFKAYRWGVLMRNTGHSVSFRTTFTAFSLSQAINNLIPGRVIGETSRIVEINTKEGVGMGKGLATVVTERVMDFVVLTLLSVTSLILLLAYIIEDLQGLLIFMVVAMVVANMFFIYILAKHSLMVRIGGWGTKVIKKVVKGEKGENYALKLTDLVNSFNEALSFKGNWKLLGWASVLTMVIWANEIFRLYLIMEAIGVNVSIVAVIATASLASLSAVLLSAGSGNVVMSSAVFTASGLSYEVAATAGLLSALTSIWLSVPVCLLAMLFDHRKGSAAAKGSSDNKSEKVKRGFH; this is encoded by the coding sequence ATGGGCAGGCTGAGCCTTGGCACGAAGATCAAGTTGGGCATTTCTGCCGCACTTATCATTCTAGTGATACTGGCCTCCAACCCGGAGGCGGTGGGTAAGGCGCTCACCAACGTGGACCCCACCCTCATTGGCATCGTTGTACTCCTCTACCTGATCAACATGGTCTTCAAGGCCTACCGGTGGGGGGTGCTCATGCGCAACACCGGTCATTCCGTCTCCTTTCGCACCACCTTCACAGCTTTTTCCCTTTCACAGGCTATCAACAACCTTATTCCCGGTCGGGTGATCGGCGAGACCTCCCGCATAGTGGAGATAAATACGAAGGAAGGGGTGGGGATGGGCAAGGGGCTGGCCACGGTAGTTACCGAGAGGGTCATGGACTTCGTGGTCCTGACGTTGCTGTCGGTCACCAGCCTAATACTGTTGCTGGCCTATATCATCGAAGACCTTCAAGGTTTATTGATATTCATGGTCGTGGCCATGGTCGTGGCCAACATGTTCTTTATCTATATACTGGCCAAACATTCATTGATGGTCCGCATCGGCGGATGGGGGACAAAGGTCATCAAGAAGGTGGTCAAGGGAGAGAAGGGCGAGAACTACGCTCTTAAACTCACGGACCTAGTAAATTCGTTCAACGAAGCTCTGTCCTTCAAGGGCAACTGGAAGTTATTGGGGTGGGCATCCGTGCTCACCATGGTCATATGGGCCAACGAGATCTTCCGGCTGTACCTGATCATGGAGGCGATAGGGGTGAACGTTTCCATAGTGGCGGTCATCGCCACTGCCAGCCTGGCATCGCTCAGCGCGGTATTGCTATCCGCTGGTAGCGGCAATGTGGTAATGTCATCGGCGGTCTTCACTGCCAGCGGCCTGAGCTACGAAGTGGCGGCCACCGCCGGTCTGCTGAGCGCTCTGACATCCATCTGGCTCTCGGTCCCGGTGTGTTTACTGGCAATGCTGTTCGATCATCGGAAGGGATCGGCCGCGGCCAAAGGGTCATCTGATAACAAATCCGAAAAAGTCAAGAGGGGATTCCACTGA
- a CDS encoding pyridoxamine 5'-phosphate oxidase family protein, with protein sequence MALPAMVKLTPEMTEAFKATKYFAMATASKNGDPNVVPIGMAILMDDETVWIGNQFMSQTLKNVLENPRVALLVWTPGIVGCLKVKGDVKVIDSGPDYIKMKGLVKERKPKLECKGLLAMKITDVYDCRSGADAGKRLL encoded by the coding sequence ATGGCATTACCGGCCATGGTCAAGCTCACCCCGGAGATGACGGAGGCCTTCAAGGCCACCAAGTACTTCGCCATGGCAACCGCTTCTAAGAACGGAGACCCGAACGTGGTCCCCATCGGCATGGCGATCCTTATGGACGATGAGACGGTGTGGATCGGCAACCAGTTCATGAGCCAGACGCTGAAGAACGTACTGGAGAACCCCCGGGTCGCCTTACTGGTATGGACCCCCGGCATCGTCGGTTGCCTGAAGGTCAAGGGCGACGTGAAGGTCATCGATTCTGGTCCAGACTACATCAAGATGAAAGGACTGGTCAAGGAAAGGAAGCCCAAACTGGAATGCAAGGGACTGTTGGCCATGAAGATCACGGACGTCTACGATTGCCGCTCGGGAGCCGATGCGGGGAAAAGACTGCTCTGA
- a CDS encoding glycosyltransferase 87 family protein, with amino-acid sequence MRLRLLDRWGMVTEKLRPLTTGRKLVLYAMLVLILYGSMIIVDNTFLVNVIDEDLSHPDLDVYRERAQTILDGNLLYRDVHTETPPFINYLLVVPQLLGGAEHDWVWSIYFSLFAFLLASLIYLSLRQYDELKAYLAGGVVLLSPFTLVESGTGEDESIVAFIFILAVVLMLLQRRNQASVAIGVGIWTKMFPVLLFPVHFLQQRNWKDRFQTIIIALLVTGIIALPFVLLCWEDFSYFLNFYFLGDGGRPTGGSSFWHFLNMGGWGIPSVVQLALLGVAMAFAYLYPYHMRMSVWQSVIIVMMVFFIFYPKVHMGYWIMMVALLSIWAAQNWKIWARLFFAYLPMILATMLARGEGTEPPVEFNGSWLVGLALALIGLLLFVDAVRLALKERPFIDNKALESGD; translated from the coding sequence ATGAGGCTCAGGCTGCTGGATCGATGGGGCATGGTGACGGAAAAACTGCGTCCGCTCACCACCGGACGTAAGTTGGTCCTGTACGCAATGCTCGTTCTGATCCTCTATGGATCGATGATAATCGTTGACAACACCTTCCTGGTCAACGTCATCGATGAGGACCTCTCCCATCCGGACCTCGATGTCTATCGCGAAAGGGCTCAGACCATTTTGGACGGTAACCTGCTATACAGGGATGTGCACACCGAGACCCCTCCGTTCATCAACTACCTGCTGGTCGTCCCTCAGTTACTCGGAGGGGCGGAGCATGATTGGGTCTGGAGCATCTATTTCTCTTTATTCGCGTTCCTGCTGGCCTCTCTCATTTACCTATCACTGCGTCAATATGATGAGCTGAAGGCCTATCTGGCCGGGGGTGTGGTCCTGCTCTCTCCCTTCACCTTGGTGGAGTCAGGCACCGGAGAGGACGAATCCATCGTAGCCTTCATCTTCATTCTCGCGGTGGTTCTAATGCTGCTACAGCGCAGGAACCAGGCCAGCGTGGCAATAGGGGTGGGTATATGGACGAAGATGTTCCCTGTTCTATTGTTCCCGGTGCACTTTCTGCAGCAGCGTAATTGGAAGGACCGCTTCCAAACGATCATCATAGCGCTGCTGGTCACCGGGATCATCGCCCTGCCCTTCGTTCTGCTCTGCTGGGAGGATTTCTCCTACTTCCTGAACTTCTATTTCCTGGGAGATGGCGGGCGTCCGACCGGAGGCTCCAGTTTCTGGCATTTCCTGAACATGGGTGGATGGGGGATCCCCAGCGTGGTCCAGCTGGCGCTGCTCGGAGTGGCCATGGCCTTCGCCTATCTCTATCCCTATCACATGAGGATGTCCGTCTGGCAGAGCGTGATCATCGTGATGATGGTCTTCTTCATCTTCTATCCGAAGGTCCACATGGGCTATTGGATAATGATGGTGGCTCTGCTCTCCATATGGGCGGCGCAGAACTGGAAGATCTGGGCCAGGTTGTTCTTCGCCTATCTCCCGATGATATTGGCGACGATGCTGGCAAGAGGAGAGGGTACCGAACCCCCGGTGGAGTTCAACGGGAGCTGGCTGGTCGGCCTCGCCCTGGCATTGATCGGGCTGCTGCTCTTCGTAGACGCTGTCCGCCTGGCATTGAAGGAACGCCCCTTCATCGATAACAAAGCGTTAGAGTCTGGCGATTAA